Within the Flavobacterium sp. N502536 genome, the region TGCGTAAAATAGCCCGTTAATTAAAAATGCATCAAAGTTGTATTCAATCCTTTTAAAACGATAGATAATGAGAGTAAAAGTAATCGGAATTCCAGTTCAGGATCAGGAAAAGGCCTTACAGTTTTATACTAAAAAATTAGGTTTTGTAAAAAAGCATGATGTGCCTCTGGGCGAAAACAACAGATGGCTCACCGTTGTTGCTAAAGACGAACCAGACGGAGTCGAAATTTTACTGGAACCAGCACCCAATCATTTTGAACCGGCCAAAACCTATCAAAAAGCACTCTTTGACGCCGGGATCCCCTATACTCAATTTAACGTTGATCATCTTCAGGAGGAATACGATCGTCTGATTGGTCTTGAGGTTGAATTTAGTATGAAACCAACGGAAATGGGAAATGTAAAAATTGCTATACTGGATGATACCTGCGGAAATAAAATTCAGCTGATTGAAATGTTATTCTAATATTCCGTCAGATCTTCTTATCTAAAAAAACAAAATCCCATTCGCCGCGGCAAATGGGATTTTGA harbors:
- a CDS encoding VOC family protein — encoded protein: MRVKVIGIPVQDQEKALQFYTKKLGFVKKHDVPLGENNRWLTVVAKDEPDGVEILLEPAPNHFEPAKTYQKALFDAGIPYTQFNVDHLQEEYDRLIGLEVEFSMKPTEMGNVKIAILDDTCGNKIQLIEMLF